One window of the Phycodurus eques isolate BA_2022a chromosome 7, UOR_Pequ_1.1, whole genome shotgun sequence genome contains the following:
- the apoa1b gene encoding apolipoprotein A-Ib, with translation MKFVALAVTLLLAIGSQAASLQAEAPTPLAHFQAVMDVYLTQIKESVQRTLDQLDDTEYKEFKVLVSTRLDEVETQVKTQLSSFSTITNGVVTTLIELTQQLRDDIQADFNALKTNNGIQNLREVLEKHFAEYQMLFDPVIKDYKAMQSAQIEALINKLEPLKETLQTKVSINAEETKEALIPIVEAVRDKVKARLEDLKDTVKPYVEDYKDQMRQAYDQVKAIKQEDLVALKEKISPQMEDIRDKFQIIVNTIHAALKELGSD, from the exons ATGAAGTTTGTTGCTCTTGCTGTCACCTTGTTGCTGGCCATTG GCTCTCAGGCTGCTTCCCTGCAGGCTGAGGCACCCACTCCCCTGGCCCATTTCCAGGCTGTTATGGACGTCTATTTGACACAAATAAAAGAGAGTGTCCAGAGGACCCTTGACCAGCTTGATGATACCGAGTACAAAGAATTTAA AGTTCTAGTCAGTACACGCCTGGATGAAGTGGAGACTCAGGTCAAAACTCAGCTGAGTTCCTTTTCTACCATCACCAACGGTGTGGTTACTACACTCATTGAACTTACACAGCAATTGCGCGATGATATCCAGGCGGATTTCAATGCCTTGAAAACGAATAATGGGATCCAAAATCTTCGGGAGGTCCTTGAAAAACACTTTGCAGAGTACCAAATGCTTTTCGATCCTGTGATCAAAGATTATAAGGCGATGCAGAGCGCTCAAATAGAGGCTCTGATAAACAAGCTAGAGCCCCTTAAGGAAACACTACAAACCAAGGTGTCTATCAATGCTGAGGAGACCAAGGAGGCTCTCATCCCCATTGTCGAGGCTGTGCGTGACAAGGTTAAAGCACGTCTGGAGGATCTGAAAGATACGGTAAAACCCTATGTGGAAGACTATAAAGACCAGATGAGGCAGGCATACGACCAAGTAAAAGCCATCAAACAAGAAGACCTCGTTGCCCTGAAAGAGAAGATTTCCCCTCAAATGGAAGATATCAGGGATAAATTCCAAATTATCGTGAATACCATCCATGCAGCCTTGAAAGAGCTAGGTTCTGACTAG
- the bace1 gene encoding beta-secretase 1 isoform X1: MYASRVQPRLLPAFVAWAILCQLGGGQSAPDASGLPLAIRLPLSQAARTEPSPPLERGHARRLSGRRRRGVTASGISFVDMIDNLRGKSGQGYYVEMAVGSPPQKLNILVDTGSSNFAVGAAAHPFLRRYYRRSLSTSYRDLGRSVYVPYTQGRWEGELGTDLVSVPHGPNATLCANIAAITQSDHFFINGSNWEGILGLAYADIARPDERLEPFFDSLVRQTPVPNLFSLQLCGAGFTQNYSLGSTTVGGSMIIGGIDTSLYVGELWYTPIRREWYYEVIIVRIEVNGQDLNMDCKEYNYDKSIVDSGTTNLRLPRKVFQAAVKAIEAASSTEQFPSGFWLGEQLVCWQAGTTPWHIFPVISLYLMSENRNQSFRISILPQQYLRPVEDVASAQEDCYKFAMSPSSTGTVMGAVIMEGFYVVFDREKSLIGFAVSTCHVHDEFRTTSVEGPFYGIDLEDCGYNIPQTDESTLMTIAYIMAGICALFMLPLCLMVCQWRFARCLHPHGDFSDDISLLK, translated from the exons ATGTACGCGTCGAGAGTACAACCTCGCCTGTTGCCAGCGTTTGTGGCGTGGGCCATACTGTGTCAGCTAGGCGGCGGCCAGTCGGCGCCGGACGCCTCGGGCCTGCCTCTAGCTATTCGCTTGCCTCTCAGCCAAGCAGCTCGCACCGAACCGTCGCCGCCTCTCGAGCGCGGTCACGCGAGGAGGCTGAGTGGTCGCCGGCGGAGGGGAGTCACAGCCAGCGGCATCAGCTTCGTGGACATGATCGACAACCTGCGCGGAAAGTCCGGGCAGGGCTACTACGTGGAGATGGCGGTGGGCTCTCCTCCCCAAAAG CTGAACATCCTGGTGGATACAGGAAGCAGCAACTTTGCTGTTGGGGCAGCTGCTCATCCATTCCTGCGCAGATACTACCGTCGCTCACT CTCGACCTCTTACCGTGACCTTGGAAGGAGCGTGTATGTTCCCTATACCCAAGGTCGATGGGAAGGCGAGTTGGGTACCGATCTAGTTTCTGTTCCACACGGTCCTAATGCCACGCTCTGTGCCAACATAGCTGCAATCACCCAATCTGATCACTTTTTCATCAATGGATCCAACTGGGAAGGAATCCTTGGACTGGCCTATGCAGATATCGCACGG CCTGACGAGCGATTAGAGCCTTTCTTTGACTCCCTGGTTCGCCAGACGCCTGTCCCCAACCTCTTCTCTCTCCAGCTTTGTGGTGCTGGCTTTACCCAAAACTACTCTCTTGGCAGCACTACTGTTggaggcagcatg ATCATTGGAGGCATAGATACATCCCTGTATGTGGGCGAGCTTTGGTATACTCCCATCCGTAGGGAGTGGTACTATGAGGTCATTATTGTGCGTATTGAGGTGAATGGACAGGACCTCAACATGGACTGTAAGGAG TATAACTACGATAAGAGCATTGTGGACAGTGGCACCACCAACCTTCGACTGCCCAGAAAAGTCTTCCAGGCTGCTGTCAAGGCTATTGAAGCAGCTTCCTCA ACAGAACAGTTTCCATCTGGTTTCTGGCTTGGTGAACAGCTGGTGTGTTGGCAGGCCGGCACTACACCCTGGCACATCTTCCCAGTCATCTCTCTCTATCTGATGAGTGAAAACCGTAACCAGTCCTTTAGAATCTCCATTCTGCCGCAG CAATACCTCCGGCCAGTTGAGGATGTAGCTTCGGCTCAGGAAGACTGCTATAAGTTTGCCATGTCTCCATCTAGCACTGGCACAGTGATGGGGGCAGTTATTATGGAAGGCTTCTATGTGGTGTTTGATCGAGAGAAGAGTCTAATCGGTTTTGCTGTCAGCACCTGTCACG TTCATGATGAGTTTCGCACAACCTCTGTGGAAGGCCCGTTCTATGGTATCGACTTGGAGGACTGTGGCTACAACATCCCCCAGACAGACGAGTCCACTCTTATGACTATTGCCTACATCATGGCGGGTATCTGTGCTCTATTTATGCTGCCATTGTGTCTCATGGTGTGCCAGTGGCGCTTTGCTCGCTGCCTTCACCCACATGGGGACTTCTCTGATGACATATCACTTCTTAAGTGA
- the bace1 gene encoding beta-secretase 1 isoform X2, whose translation MYASRVQPRLLPAFVAWAILCQLGGGQSAPDASGLPLAIRLPLSQAARTEPSPPLERGHARRLSGRRRRGVTASGISFVDMIDNLRGKSGQGYYVEMAVGSPPQKLNILVDTGSSNFAVGAAAHPFLRRYYRRSLSTSYRDLGRSVYVPYTQGRWEGELGTDLVSVPHGPNATLCANIAAITQSDHFFINGSNWEGILGLAYADIARPDERLEPFFDSLVRQTPVPNLFSLQLCGAGFTQNYSLGSTTVGGSMIIGGIDTSLYVGELWYTPIRREWYYEVIIVRIEVNGQDLNMDCKEYNYDKSIVDSGTTNLRLPRKVFQAAVKAIEAASSTEQFPSGFWLGEQLVCWQAGTTPWHIFPVISLYLMSENRNQSFRISILPQQYLRPVEDVASAQEDCYKFAMSPSSTGTVMGAVIMEGFYVVFDREKSLIGFAVSTCHGE comes from the exons ATGTACGCGTCGAGAGTACAACCTCGCCTGTTGCCAGCGTTTGTGGCGTGGGCCATACTGTGTCAGCTAGGCGGCGGCCAGTCGGCGCCGGACGCCTCGGGCCTGCCTCTAGCTATTCGCTTGCCTCTCAGCCAAGCAGCTCGCACCGAACCGTCGCCGCCTCTCGAGCGCGGTCACGCGAGGAGGCTGAGTGGTCGCCGGCGGAGGGGAGTCACAGCCAGCGGCATCAGCTTCGTGGACATGATCGACAACCTGCGCGGAAAGTCCGGGCAGGGCTACTACGTGGAGATGGCGGTGGGCTCTCCTCCCCAAAAG CTGAACATCCTGGTGGATACAGGAAGCAGCAACTTTGCTGTTGGGGCAGCTGCTCATCCATTCCTGCGCAGATACTACCGTCGCTCACT CTCGACCTCTTACCGTGACCTTGGAAGGAGCGTGTATGTTCCCTATACCCAAGGTCGATGGGAAGGCGAGTTGGGTACCGATCTAGTTTCTGTTCCACACGGTCCTAATGCCACGCTCTGTGCCAACATAGCTGCAATCACCCAATCTGATCACTTTTTCATCAATGGATCCAACTGGGAAGGAATCCTTGGACTGGCCTATGCAGATATCGCACGG CCTGACGAGCGATTAGAGCCTTTCTTTGACTCCCTGGTTCGCCAGACGCCTGTCCCCAACCTCTTCTCTCTCCAGCTTTGTGGTGCTGGCTTTACCCAAAACTACTCTCTTGGCAGCACTACTGTTggaggcagcatg ATCATTGGAGGCATAGATACATCCCTGTATGTGGGCGAGCTTTGGTATACTCCCATCCGTAGGGAGTGGTACTATGAGGTCATTATTGTGCGTATTGAGGTGAATGGACAGGACCTCAACATGGACTGTAAGGAG TATAACTACGATAAGAGCATTGTGGACAGTGGCACCACCAACCTTCGACTGCCCAGAAAAGTCTTCCAGGCTGCTGTCAAGGCTATTGAAGCAGCTTCCTCA ACAGAACAGTTTCCATCTGGTTTCTGGCTTGGTGAACAGCTGGTGTGTTGGCAGGCCGGCACTACACCCTGGCACATCTTCCCAGTCATCTCTCTCTATCTGATGAGTGAAAACCGTAACCAGTCCTTTAGAATCTCCATTCTGCCGCAG CAATACCTCCGGCCAGTTGAGGATGTAGCTTCGGCTCAGGAAGACTGCTATAAGTTTGCCATGTCTCCATCTAGCACTGGCACAGTGATGGGGGCAGTTATTATGGAAGGCTTCTATGTGGTGTTTGATCGAGAGAAGAGTCTAATCGGTTTTGCTGTCAGCACCTGTCACGGTGAGTAA